A DNA window from Pleurodeles waltl isolate 20211129_DDA chromosome 12, aPleWal1.hap1.20221129, whole genome shotgun sequence contains the following coding sequences:
- the LOC138268691 gene encoding transmembrane 4 L6 family member 4-like, with protein MCTGKCAKFIGVSLYPLVVINIVCNVLLLFPGWSVEHIKNADTEMTPEVLYLGGLIGGGLLILIPAIHIQATGKEGCCANRCGMFLSILFAAIGVAGGVYGFAVSFLGMVHGPACQYNNGTALEWGSPFKTDLKNVSTYLFNKDLWSTCKVPEGVVEFNIILFSMMLASSGLAFILCTVQMLNGLFGCLCGTCRSKGENY; from the exons ATGTGTACAGGGAAATGTGCCAAGTTCATCGGAGTCTCCCTCTACCCCCTGGTAGTCATCAATATCGTCTGCAATGTTTTGCTCTTGTTCCCGGGCTGGAGCGTGGAACACATCAAGAACGCGGACACAGAGATGACACCGGAAGTGCTGTACCTGGGGGGCTTGATCGGCGGAGGACTTCTG ATCTTGATCCCAGCCATCCACATCCAGGCGACGGGCAAGGAAGGGTGCTGTGCTAACCGATGCGGG ATGTTCCTGTCCATTTTGTTTGCTGCGATTGGTGTGGCCGGAGGTGTTTATGGTTTCGCAGTGTCCTTCCTGGGGATGGTACATGGTCCAGCCTGTCAGTATAATAATGGCACTGCCCTTGAATGGGGTTCTCCCTTCAAGACTGATTTAAAGAATGTCAG CACTTATCTGTTCAATAAGGACCTGTGGAGCACGTGCAAGGTCCCAGAAGGGGTGGTGGAATTCAACATCATTCTGTTCTCCATGATGCTGGCCTCCAGCGGTCTCGCCTTCATCCTCTGCACTGTCCAGATGCTGAACGGCCTCTTCGGATGCCTCTGTGGCACATGCCGGAGCAAAGGG GAAAATTACTAA